One region of Zingiber officinale cultivar Zhangliang chromosome 7B, Zo_v1.1, whole genome shotgun sequence genomic DNA includes:
- the LOC122006205 gene encoding divinyl chlorophyllide a 8-vinyl-reductase, chloroplastic-like, which translates to MLLSSPTISFAQSSALFLPPSHLSFLSNSSPSTSSSIVFSPRHFFKRHTLNLTINGSTSPPPPVTKFAQSFRSESPKDVNVLVTGATGYIGKFVVRELCRRGFNVIAVARDRSGIRGRDDKVRTDQQLAGSTVCFSDVTDPDALAGALDALGRPIDAVVCCLASRGGGISDSWKVDYGASRNSLLAGRRLGASHFVLLSAICVQKPLLEFQRAKLKFEAELVEEAARDPAFTYSIVRPTAFFKSLGGQVEIVKDGKPYVMFGDGRLCACKPISEADLAAFIADCVMDEDKACKILPIGGPGKALTPLEQGELLFKLLGREPKFLKVPIQVMDYVIGVLDFLAKIFPSLEDAAEFGKIGRYYAAESMLVLDPETGEYSAEKTPSYGKDTLEDFFARVIREGMAGQELGEQTIF; encoded by the coding sequence ATGTTGCTCTCCTCTCCCACCATCTCCTTCGCCCAATCCTCTGCCCTCTTCCTCCCCCCTTCCCATCTTTCTTTCCTTTCCAATTCCTCTCCGTCCACTTCCTCCTCCATCGTCTTCTCtcctcggcatttcttcaaacGACACACACTCAACCTCACCATCAACGGATCCACTTCCCCTCCTCCTCCAGTAACCAAATTCGCCCAGTCCTTCCGATCAGAATCACCCAAAGACGTCAATGTTCTCGTCACCGGCGCCACCGGCTACATCGGCAAGTTCGTCGTCCGTGAACTTTGTCGCCGCGGCTTCAACGTGATCGCCGTGGCCCGCGACCGCAGCGGCATCCGCGGCCGCGACGACAAGGTTCGCACAGACCAGCAGCTCGCAGGCTCCACCGTCTGCTTCTCGGACGTCACTGACCCCGACGCCCTCGCCGGGGCCCTCGACGCCCTAGGCCGCCCCATCGATGCCGTCGTCTGCTGTCTCGCCAGCCGCGGAGGCGGCATTAGCGACTCGTGGAAGGTCGACTACGGCGCGTCCAGGAACAGTCTCCTCGCCGGGCGCCGTCTCGGGGCCTCCCACTTCGTCCTCCTCTCCGCCATCTGCGTCCAGAAGCCGCTTCTCGAGTTCCAGCGCGCCAAGCTCAAGTTCGAGGCGGAGCTGGTGGAGGAGGCGGCGCGCGACCCGGCGTTCACCTACAGCATCGTGCGGCCCACCGCGTTCTTCAAGAGCCTGGGCGGGCAGGTGGAGATCGTCAAGGACGGGAAGCCCTATGTGATGTTCGGCGACGGGCGGCTCTGTGCCTGCAAGCCCATCAGCGAGGCTGACCTCGCCGCCTTCATCGCCGACTGCGTGATGGACGAGGACAAGGCATGCAAGATTCTGCCTATCGGCGGGCCGGGCAAGGCATTGACGCCATTGGAGCAGGGGGAGTTACTGTTTAAGCTGCTCGGCCGGGAGCCCAAGTTCTTGAAGGTGCCCATACAAGTCATGGACTACGTGATCGGAGTTCTCGATTTCCTCGCCAAAATCTTCCCATCGCTGGAGGATGCGGCCGAGTTCGGCAAGATCGGGAGGTACTACGCGGCGGAGAGCATGCTGGTCCTGGACCCGGAAACCGGGGAGTACAGCGCCGAGAAGACGCCGAGCTACGGGAAAGACACATTGGAAGATTTCTTCGCCAGGGTGATCAGAGAAGGAATGGCTGGTCAGGAACTGGGAGAACAAACCATCTTCTAG